One Sanguibacter keddieii DSM 10542 genomic window carries:
- a CDS encoding GNAT family N-acetyltransferase — translation MDFTIREPTAQDAPHLAELHVSTWREAYTHLLPHDYFSTEYVEGRHRMWEHVLSHPRDDVTVRVAEADGTLVGFAWAGPGIGDGDEALPRQRQLYAIYLAESHHGSGAAQALLDQAIGAGPAMLWVAKQNPRATAFYARNGFVFDGTEQVDPQAPSITDARMVR, via the coding sequence ATGGACTTCACCATCCGCGAGCCGACGGCTCAGGACGCACCCCACCTCGCCGAGCTCCACGTCAGCACCTGGCGCGAGGCGTACACCCACCTCTTGCCGCACGACTACTTCTCGACGGAGTACGTCGAGGGTCGTCACCGGATGTGGGAGCACGTCCTGTCCCACCCCCGCGACGACGTCACCGTGCGGGTCGCCGAGGCTGACGGGACGCTCGTCGGCTTCGCCTGGGCTGGACCGGGTATCGGCGACGGAGACGAAGCGCTCCCGCGACAGCGTCAGCTCTACGCGATCTACCTCGCGGAGTCGCACCACGGGAGTGGCGCAGCCCAGGCACTGCTCGACCAGGCGATCGGGGCCGGTCCGGCGATGCTCTGGGTGGCGAAGCAGAACCCTCGGGCTACCGCGTTCTACGCACGCAACGGCTTCGTCTTCGACGGCACCGAGCAGGTCGACCCGCAGGCCCCGTCGATCACCGACGCCCGCATGGTCCGGTAA
- a CDS encoding TetR/AcrR family transcriptional regulator has translation MILDAATRVIQRAGVTAVTFDSVAAEAGLTRGGIMYHFPSREELLTALHEHEADAWDALMARTAGKSADEATVDERLSAYVRVCTESATRAELQLLLEAVSTPEHMSPWTSVMNRWAPPVDPAAVTQEDPEAVWRLVARLAADGLWMHEALSDQPLSPEVRATIAELLARRTPL, from the coding sequence ATGATCCTCGACGCGGCGACCCGCGTCATCCAGCGAGCAGGTGTCACAGCAGTGACCTTCGACTCCGTGGCGGCCGAGGCCGGCCTCACGCGCGGAGGGATCATGTACCACTTCCCCTCACGGGAGGAGCTGCTCACCGCGCTGCACGAGCACGAGGCCGACGCCTGGGACGCACTGATGGCCCGCACCGCGGGGAAGTCCGCGGACGAGGCCACCGTCGACGAACGCCTCAGCGCCTACGTCCGTGTCTGCACGGAGTCCGCGACCCGCGCAGAGCTCCAGCTCCTCCTCGAGGCCGTGAGCACACCGGAGCACATGTCTCCGTGGACGTCCGTGATGAACCGCTGGGCACCGCCCGTCGACCCCGCCGCGGTCACCCAGGAGGACCCGGAGGCCGTCTGGCGGCTCGTGGCACGGCTCGCCGCCGACGGCCTCTGGATGCACGAGGCCCTGTCCGACCAGCCCCTGTCACCAGAGGTCCGCGCGACCATCGCCGAGCTCCTCGCCCGTCGAACCCCGCTCTAG
- a CDS encoding sucrase ferredoxin, which produces MTAKETDDGRPRPRRVGCALISRDLDEPMVGAAGRADAWVLVEHPGPWPSEAPEGIFPDEVVEHLGQPGVRVVLIRRPRSRTVTRPVCFVAATHPAGPWVRRFEIDTYDELLAVDVTAAVAGDRPTQGETHDLPLALVCTHGRRDVCCAELGRPLLPGMAARDDVDVWECTHVGGDRFAANVVLLPHGLHYSRLVDETAAAVLDAYVDGRVVSEHLRGRSAFSQPAQVAEHAVRQLTGITEVDGFEVLDETVSDDGTSARVEIRHRSETFVVNAERTPTPGAPTTHACVRGAEPAGWSSWRAVTVVSPVTDRLTAGRGGILGA; this is translated from the coding sequence ATGACTGCGAAGGAGACCGACGACGGGCGCCCCAGGCCACGACGCGTCGGCTGTGCCCTGATCTCGCGCGACCTCGACGAGCCGATGGTCGGTGCCGCCGGCCGCGCGGACGCGTGGGTGCTCGTCGAGCACCCCGGCCCCTGGCCCTCCGAGGCACCCGAAGGAATCTTTCCGGACGAGGTGGTCGAGCACCTGGGGCAGCCCGGTGTGCGGGTGGTGCTGATCCGCCGACCGCGCTCGCGGACCGTCACCCGACCGGTGTGCTTCGTCGCGGCGACGCACCCTGCCGGGCCGTGGGTGCGCCGGTTCGAGATCGACACCTACGACGAGCTCCTGGCGGTCGACGTCACCGCCGCCGTCGCCGGAGACCGCCCCACCCAGGGAGAGACGCACGACCTGCCCCTGGCGCTCGTGTGCACGCACGGTCGTCGCGACGTGTGCTGCGCCGAGCTCGGCCGACCGCTCCTGCCCGGCATGGCGGCCCGGGACGACGTCGACGTGTGGGAGTGCACGCACGTGGGCGGCGACCGCTTCGCCGCCAACGTCGTGCTGCTCCCGCACGGGCTGCACTACTCCCGCCTCGTCGACGAGACCGCTGCCGCGGTGCTCGACGCCTACGTCGACGGCCGTGTCGTCTCCGAGCACCTCCGGGGCCGCTCGGCCTTCAGCCAGCCCGCCCAGGTCGCCGAGCACGCCGTGCGCCAGCTCACCGGCATCACCGAGGTCGACGGCTTCGAGGTCCTGGACGAGACCGTGAGCGACGACGGCACGAGCGCGCGCGTCGAGATCCGGCACCGCAGCGAGACGTTCGTCGTGAACGCGGAGCGGACCCCGACCCCCGGGGCGCCGACGACGCACGCCTGCGTCCGGGGCGCCGAACCAGCCGGGTGGAGCTCGTGGCGCGCCGTGACCGTCGTCTCCCCGGTGACGGACCGCCTCACCGCTGGTCGCGGTGGGATACTGGGGGCATGA
- a CDS encoding MerR family transcriptional regulator yields MTDNTSTDYSAGRFRSMTGLSDKALRLYADREILVPAAVDPTTGYRSYDADQLRDGITLDLLRRARLPLDDLHADRRFRFDDHRGQLAMRRAMEDFYLDLAERVATGDPAGLVAAVSEAGPAHWVAAEVPFEVSSSTDDLEETFTAMAVDLPHLDRTLVDALQSEGVELVDESWTVSTQGAAARLRLAHRALSPVRASTLEKLTDAVRSSAGPTVRVTSGTLPARRELVYSSPDGDPADDPGLTDSTLSHLGVLALARYLADEGAETLHETARRRVLSTSLFDPTATSEDVYDLRAG; encoded by the coding sequence ATGACAGACAACACCAGCACCGACTACTCCGCGGGACGGTTCCGGTCGATGACCGGCCTCTCGGACAAGGCGCTCCGCCTGTACGCAGACCGAGAGATCCTCGTCCCGGCTGCCGTCGACCCGACCACCGGCTACCGCTCGTACGACGCCGACCAGCTGCGCGACGGCATCACCCTCGATCTCCTGCGTCGAGCACGGCTGCCGCTCGACGACCTCCACGCCGACCGGCGGTTCCGGTTCGACGATCACCGCGGACAGCTCGCGATGCGCAGGGCCATGGAGGACTTCTACCTCGACCTCGCAGAACGCGTGGCGACCGGCGACCCTGCGGGTCTCGTGGCTGCGGTGAGCGAGGCGGGCCCTGCGCACTGGGTCGCCGCGGAGGTGCCGTTCGAGGTCTCCTCGAGCACCGACGACCTCGAGGAGACCTTCACGGCGATGGCGGTCGACCTCCCTCACCTCGACCGGACTCTGGTGGACGCTCTCCAGTCCGAGGGCGTCGAGCTGGTCGATGAGTCGTGGACCGTGTCGACGCAGGGCGCTGCGGCGCGGCTGCGCCTCGCTCACCGTGCGCTGTCTCCGGTGCGGGCGAGCACCCTCGAGAAGCTGACGGATGCCGTCAGGTCGTCCGCCGGTCCGACGGTGCGGGTGACGTCCGGGACTCTGCCTGCACGGCGCGAGCTGGTCTACTCCTCGCCGGACGGCGACCCGGCCGACGACCCGGGTCTGACCGACTCGACGCTCTCTCACCTGGGGGTCCTGGCTCTGGCCCGGTACCTCGCAGACGAGGGCGCCGAGACGCTGCACGAGACCGCCCGGCGCCGCGTCCTGTCGACCTCCCTGTTCGACCCGACCGCGACCTCGGAGGACGTCTACGACCTCCGGGCCGGGTAG
- a CDS encoding RidA family protein: protein MPSAVTLIRSAALSDAAEYAYAATAPADARLVFLAGSCPLEADGSTAAVGDYAGQAAKCLENMTVALAAAGATVEDVISTRVLVASTRQADLVEAWDVVRETFGDHDVPSTLLGVTVLGYDDQLVEIEAVAAVRD from the coding sequence ATGCCGTCTGCCGTGACCCTCATCCGTTCCGCAGCCCTGTCGGATGCCGCCGAGTACGCCTACGCGGCCACCGCGCCCGCCGACGCCCGCCTCGTCTTCCTCGCCGGCTCGTGCCCTCTCGAGGCGGACGGGTCGACGGCTGCTGTCGGCGACTACGCGGGTCAGGCCGCGAAGTGCCTCGAGAACATGACCGTCGCCCTCGCTGCGGCCGGCGCGACCGTCGAGGACGTCATCAGCACGCGGGTGCTCGTCGCCTCGACCCGCCAGGCAGACCTGGTGGAGGCCTGGGACGTGGTCCGCGAGACCTTCGGGGACCACGACGTCCCGAGCACGCTGCTGGGCGTCACCGTCCTCGGCTACGACGACCAGCTCGTCGAGATCGAGGCCGTGGCCGCGGTGCGCGACTGA
- a CDS encoding MFS transporter: MSAGLLLITLDNSILYTALPTLTEEIGASPSQGLWIINAYPLVMAGLLLGAGTLGDRVGHQRMFLVGLVIFAAASLVAAFAPAPEVLIAARAVLAVGAASMMPATLALIRIAFTIERERNVAIAVWGSVALIGSALGPIVGGALLEHFWWGSVFLVNVPVAVIALLVVLKVAPHNDPDPSKTWDLLSSVQVMVAMVGLVFALKEVTKPGPSWPVVAAALVAAALGAITFTRRQSRLDHPLLDFSIFRNRAFAAGVLAAAFAMFAVGGIQLVTSQRYQLVEGLSPLEAGALVAAVAVGALPTGLLGGAFLHVVGLRTLIGGGLTVSTVGVVVTVTSFQSGLGWMIAGLALTGMGLGAAMSVASTAIVGNVPPRRAGMASSLEEVSYEFGSLTAVAILGSLLTAIYTSTITLPPGALAEAGDSLSGALSTSASDPGILEAAFTAFDHGYSVVMVVVAAVLATGAALTTALLWRYGPGSASSSYDSDH; encoded by the coding sequence GTGAGCGCAGGACTGCTGCTCATCACCCTCGACAACTCGATCCTCTACACCGCGCTGCCCACCCTCACCGAGGAGATCGGCGCGTCGCCGTCGCAGGGCCTGTGGATCATCAACGCCTACCCCCTCGTCATGGCAGGCCTGCTGCTCGGAGCAGGGACCCTCGGCGACCGTGTCGGGCACCAGCGCATGTTCCTCGTCGGGCTGGTCATCTTCGCGGCGGCCTCCCTGGTCGCGGCATTCGCACCCGCCCCCGAGGTCCTCATCGCCGCACGCGCCGTGCTGGCGGTCGGTGCGGCGTCGATGATGCCGGCCACGCTCGCGCTGATCCGCATCGCGTTCACGATCGAGCGCGAGCGCAACGTCGCCATCGCCGTATGGGGATCCGTCGCGCTGATCGGCAGCGCCCTGGGACCGATCGTCGGAGGAGCCCTCCTCGAGCACTTCTGGTGGGGCTCGGTGTTCCTCGTCAACGTCCCCGTCGCGGTCATCGCGTTGCTCGTCGTGCTCAAGGTCGCCCCGCACAACGACCCCGACCCCTCGAAGACGTGGGACCTGCTGTCTTCCGTCCAGGTGATGGTCGCGATGGTCGGGCTCGTCTTCGCCCTCAAGGAGGTCACCAAGCCCGGTCCGTCGTGGCCCGTGGTCGCGGCAGCCCTCGTGGCCGCAGCACTCGGAGCGATCACCTTCACCCGTCGCCAGTCACGCCTGGACCACCCCCTGCTCGACTTCTCGATCTTCCGGAACCGCGCCTTCGCCGCCGGTGTCCTCGCGGCAGCGTTTGCGATGTTCGCCGTGGGCGGCATCCAGCTCGTCACCAGCCAGCGCTACCAGCTGGTCGAAGGCCTCAGCCCGCTCGAGGCCGGCGCGCTGGTCGCGGCCGTGGCGGTCGGCGCCCTGCCCACCGGGCTGCTCGGCGGTGCGTTCTTGCACGTGGTCGGGCTCAGGACCCTCATCGGCGGCGGGCTGACCGTCAGCACCGTCGGGGTGGTCGTGACCGTCACCAGCTTCCAGTCGGGCCTGGGCTGGATGATCGCCGGTCTCGCGCTGACCGGCATGGGGCTCGGCGCGGCGATGTCCGTCGCCTCGACCGCGATCGTCGGCAACGTGCCGCCGCGCCGCGCCGGCATGGCCTCGTCGCTCGAAGAGGTCTCCTACGAGTTCGGCAGCCTCACCGCGGTCGCGATCCTCGGTTCGCTGCTCACCGCGATCTACACCAGCACCATCACCCTGCCGCCCGGAGCGCTGGCCGAGGCCGGAGACTCCCTCTCCGGGGCGCTGTCCACGAGCGCCTCGGACCCTGGCATCCTAGAGGCGGCCTTCACGGCGTTCGACCACGGGTACTCCGTCGTCATGGTCGTCGTGGCGGCAGTCCTGGCGACCGGGGCGGCCCTGACCACCGCGCTGCTCTGGCGCTACGGTCCGGGGAGCGCCTCCTCGTCCTACGACTCCGACCACTGA
- a CDS encoding AMIN-like domain-containing (lipo)protein, with amino-acid sequence MRRTVLPAVVAAALALGACSSSGTDPEPTATQPTDTAPTTTAPQPTETTPAATEEPEPLPTAEEPEDAPADEAEEPAGAEFSTEAQESPEHPVSPGDEGPLFSTGARVAHHDGFDRVVIDFEGTGTPGWRAEYVEEVVSDEVVGEVDLAGDAIVRVSVSGVSLPLTEGELDLSQMAEGHYDASQAEVVQDVFATGIFEGWSSTFVGLDAQAPFRVFTLTEPTRLVVDVSTDES; translated from the coding sequence ATGCGCAGGACCGTTCTGCCCGCCGTCGTCGCTGCAGCTCTCGCCCTCGGGGCGTGCAGCTCCTCCGGGACCGACCCTGAGCCGACGGCGACGCAGCCGACCGATACGGCACCGACCACCACGGCACCGCAGCCGACGGAGACGACGCCCGCCGCGACGGAAGAGCCCGAACCGTTGCCGACCGCCGAGGAGCCGGAGGACGCACCGGCGGACGAGGCAGAGGAGCCCGCAGGTGCCGAGTTCAGCACGGAGGCGCAGGAGAGTCCTGAGCACCCCGTGTCGCCCGGCGACGAGGGCCCCCTGTTCTCCACCGGCGCCCGGGTGGCACACCACGACGGTTTCGACCGGGTGGTGATCGACTTCGAGGGCACCGGCACTCCCGGCTGGCGCGCGGAGTACGTCGAGGAGGTCGTCTCTGACGAGGTGGTCGGTGAGGTCGACCTCGCCGGAGACGCCATCGTCCGGGTCAGCGTGAGCGGGGTGAGCCTCCCCCTGACCGAGGGCGAGCTCGACCTGAGCCAGATGGCAGAAGGCCACTACGACGCCAGCCAGGCCGAGGTAGTCCAGGACGTGTTCGCCACAGGCATCTTCGAGGGCTGGAGCAGCACCTTCGTCGGGCTGGACGCCCAGGCCCCGTTCCGCGTGTTCACGCTCACCGAGCCCACACGCCTCGTGGTGGACGTCAGCACAGACGAGAGCTGA
- a CDS encoding alpha/beta hydrolase produces MATTIPFASLPVSQVDVTYEYGPDSRPRDGVEPGSVERLSIDDSDTFPGTSRTVWVHRPAGHSPHQDSAVMFFNDGWWYLDPEGDVRGGTVLDNLAATGDLPQTIGVFVDPGVLDVDGVPTKHRNAEYDAFDDRYATFLLDEVLPLVEARYAVADDPMMRGICGGSSGGDAALTAAWTRPDGIGRVIAFNASFAQMPGGNPYPALVASEPRKPLRVLLHAAHRDLNWDAADHNWFAENLETAAALARAGYDLRLVTGDGGHSPNHGGVLLPDALRWLWAEH; encoded by the coding sequence ATGGCCACCACGATCCCGTTCGCCTCGCTCCCGGTCTCCCAGGTCGACGTCACCTACGAGTACGGCCCCGACTCTCGGCCCAGAGACGGGGTCGAACCAGGGTCTGTCGAGCGGCTCTCGATCGACGACAGCGACACGTTCCCCGGGACGTCGCGCACGGTCTGGGTGCACCGGCCAGCCGGCCACTCGCCGCACCAGGACAGCGCGGTGATGTTCTTCAACGACGGCTGGTGGTACCTGGACCCCGAGGGAGACGTGCGGGGAGGGACGGTCCTCGACAACCTCGCAGCCACAGGAGACCTCCCGCAGACGATCGGCGTGTTCGTCGACCCCGGGGTCCTCGACGTCGACGGAGTCCCCACCAAGCACCGCAACGCCGAGTACGACGCCTTCGACGACCGCTACGCGACGTTCCTCCTCGACGAGGTCCTGCCCCTGGTCGAGGCCCGCTACGCGGTCGCGGACGACCCGATGATGCGCGGGATCTGCGGCGGCAGCAGCGGCGGTGACGCCGCGCTGACTGCGGCGTGGACGCGGCCGGACGGCATCGGACGGGTGATCGCGTTCAACGCCAGCTTCGCCCAGATGCCCGGCGGCAACCCGTACCCCGCGCTCGTCGCCAGCGAGCCGCGCAAGCCGCTGCGTGTGCTCCTCCACGCCGCGCACAGGGACCTGAACTGGGACGCGGCGGACCACAACTGGTTCGCAGAGAACCTCGAGACCGCAGCAGCGCTCGCCCGCGCCGGCTACGACCTCAGGCTGGTGACAGGCGACGGTGGCCACAGCCCGAACCACGGCGGCGTCCTCCTCCCCGACGCGCTGCGGTGGCTCTGGGCGGAGCACTGA
- a CDS encoding glutamine synthetase III, giving the protein MTANHVRSQAITEVLTRPAVQTAETRPLSETWATDVFNLTKMEEALSKTAFKAVKKTVTTGEPLDPATADIVAAAMKTWAMSKGAKFFSHVFYPLTNITAEKHDGFIVTNSDGQAITEFTGSLLIKGEPDGSSFPNGSLRMTNAARGYTAWDPTSPAYIMWTANGATLMIPSVFMSWTGESLDKKIPLLRSISAMDVSARRVLTLMGETDIAPLNASCGPEQEYFLVDQHFAAARPDLLLSGRTLFGAPPAKGQEFDDHYFGAIPERVQVFMQAFEEKLYRLGIPAKTHHNEVAPGQFEIAPYHEAANVAADHQQLLMTVMKATAAEHGFLCLLHEKPFAGLNGSGKHVNWSVGNATQGNLLDPGTSPEHNLNFLLFCGAVIRGVHKYGPLLRAVIASASNDHRLGANEAPPAILSVYLGDQLEGVYNDIKAGKISVSSDGGVMDLGLSQILNFQRDPGDRNRTSPFAFTGNRFEFRAVGSSQSISGPLTALNTMLADSLTWVADQLETQLEKGLTRPEAVAVVVKELMELHGDAVFGGDGYSSEWHEAAVAERGLRNLPTSAEALPVYTEPDVIDLFERTGVLSAVELNARYEVYSEQYINSIAVEARLVVDMARTVIYPAALKYAADLATTYAAANEVGISFDTAQVKIIAENANLLLSTATQLESALESHDFADTKAHMEHSATSIRGLMETARGYADALEAQVDDAVWPLPKYREMLFIK; this is encoded by the coding sequence ATGACTGCCAACCACGTCCGAAGCCAGGCGATCACCGAGGTGCTCACCCGCCCCGCCGTGCAGACGGCTGAGACCCGTCCGCTGAGCGAGACGTGGGCGACCGACGTCTTCAACCTCACGAAGATGGAGGAGGCGCTCTCCAAGACCGCCTTCAAGGCGGTCAAGAAGACCGTCACGACCGGAGAGCCGCTCGACCCGGCCACGGCCGACATCGTCGCCGCCGCGATGAAGACCTGGGCGATGAGCAAGGGTGCGAAGTTCTTCTCGCACGTGTTCTACCCGCTCACCAACATCACGGCCGAGAAGCACGACGGGTTCATCGTCACCAACTCGGACGGTCAGGCGATCACCGAGTTCACCGGCAGCCTGCTCATCAAGGGCGAGCCCGACGGCTCCTCGTTCCCCAACGGCTCGCTGCGCATGACGAACGCCGCCCGCGGGTACACCGCCTGGGACCCCACCAGCCCCGCGTACATCATGTGGACCGCCAACGGCGCGACGCTCATGATCCCGTCGGTCTTCATGTCGTGGACCGGCGAGTCCCTCGACAAGAAGATCCCGCTGCTGCGCTCGATCTCCGCCATGGACGTCTCCGCGCGCCGCGTCCTCACCCTCATGGGCGAGACGGACATCGCCCCGCTCAACGCCAGCTGTGGCCCCGAGCAGGAGTACTTCCTCGTCGACCAGCACTTCGCGGCCGCTCGCCCGGACCTGCTGCTCTCCGGCCGGACGCTCTTCGGCGCCCCGCCCGCCAAGGGCCAGGAGTTCGACGACCACTACTTCGGGGCGATCCCCGAGCGCGTGCAGGTCTTCATGCAGGCCTTCGAGGAGAAGCTCTACCGCCTGGGCATCCCCGCCAAGACCCACCACAACGAGGTGGCCCCCGGCCAGTTCGAGATCGCGCCGTACCACGAGGCCGCGAACGTCGCCGCGGACCACCAGCAGCTGCTCATGACCGTGATGAAGGCGACCGCTGCGGAGCACGGGTTCCTGTGCCTGCTGCACGAGAAGCCCTTCGCCGGCCTCAACGGCTCGGGCAAGCACGTCAACTGGTCGGTGGGCAACGCCACCCAGGGCAACCTGCTCGACCCGGGGACCTCGCCCGAGCACAACCTCAACTTCCTGCTCTTCTGCGGTGCGGTCATCCGCGGCGTGCACAAGTACGGCCCGCTGCTGCGCGCCGTCATCGCGTCGGCGTCCAACGACCACCGTCTCGGTGCGAACGAGGCCCCGCCGGCGATCCTGTCGGTGTACCTCGGCGACCAGCTCGAGGGCGTCTACAACGACATCAAGGCCGGGAAGATCTCGGTCTCCTCCGACGGTGGCGTGATGGACCTCGGCCTGTCGCAGATCCTCAACTTCCAGCGCGACCCGGGCGACCGCAACCGCACCTCCCCGTTCGCCTTCACCGGCAACCGGTTCGAGTTCCGCGCGGTCGGCTCCTCGCAGTCGATCTCCGGTCCCCTCACGGCGCTCAACACGATGCTGGCCGACTCCCTCACCTGGGTCGCCGACCAGCTCGAGACGCAGCTCGAGAAGGGCCTGACGCGCCCCGAGGCCGTCGCGGTCGTCGTCAAGGAGCTCATGGAGCTGCACGGCGACGCCGTCTTCGGCGGCGACGGCTACTCCTCCGAGTGGCACGAGGCTGCTGTGGCGGAGCGCGGTCTGCGCAACCTGCCGACCAGCGCCGAGGCTCTCCCTGTCTACACCGAGCCGGACGTCATTGACCTGTTCGAGCGGACGGGCGTGCTGTCGGCCGTCGAGCTCAACGCCCGGTACGAGGTGTACTCCGAGCAGTACATCAACTCGATCGCGGTCGAGGCCCGTCTGGTCGTCGACATGGCGCGGACCGTCATCTACCCGGCCGCCCTCAAGTACGCCGCTGACCTCGCCACCACGTACGCCGCGGCCAACGAGGTCGGGATCTCCTTCGACACGGCCCAGGTCAAGATCATCGCCGAGAACGCGAACCTGCTGCTGTCGACCGCGACCCAGCTGGAGTCCGCGCTGGAGTCGCACGACTTCGCCGACACCAAGGCGCACATGGAGCACTCGGCGACCTCGATCAGGGGCCTCATGGAGACCGCTCGCGGCTACGCGGACGCCCTCGAGGCCCAGGTCGACGACGCCGTCTGGCCGCTGCCGAAGTACCGCGAGATGCTCTTCATCAAGTAG